Proteins co-encoded in one Arachis hypogaea cultivar Tifrunner chromosome 11, arahy.Tifrunner.gnm2.J5K5, whole genome shotgun sequence genomic window:
- the LOC112719836 gene encoding pentatricopeptide repeat-containing protein At1g10910, chloroplastic isoform X1, with product MEIQIFSLSSSVVLPFPSQSGLAFRPLTPPPRATTSTTTTTTSTTTPPPHSQSSSSIRVMKIRKDSNNSFSARNSAKLEIQQASHLPSALARVGEILTVKDLNAILHHFGNANISEHASQLFSWMQENDKLDASSYSHYMRFMASKFDVAKMLQLYSSIQDVSIKSNVYVCNSVLSFLVRKGKLDTSLKLFQQMKEDGLVPDVVTYSTLLSGCIKVNDRYPKALELIQELQHNELQMDGVIYGAILAVCASNSKLEEAEYYFNKMKNEGQAPNVYHYSSLLNAYSACGNYKKADMLVKQMKSEGLVPNKVILTTLLKVYVKGGLFEKSRESLAELKSLGYAEDEMPYCILMDGLAKAGQFEEAKLTFDEMIKNNVKSDGYAHSIMISAYCRAKLFREAKQLANDFEATSDKYDIVILNSMLCAFCRAGEMESVMETLRKMDKMAISPDYKTFNILIKYFCREKMYPLAFRTMEDMISKGYQPAEELCSTLIYHLGRIKAYVEAFSVYNMLKYSKRTMCKATHEKILHILLAGNLLKDAYVVVKDNATYISRAAIRKFACAFLKSGNINLMNDVMKTLQDSGYKIDQDLFQMAISRYLGHPEKKDLLLHLLQWMPGQGYVLDSSTRNLILKNSHLFGRQLIAEVLSKQKLMSKSHKPQ from the exons ATGGAGATTCAGAtattttcattatcatcatcggTGGTTCTTCCTTTTCCTTCCCAATCCGGGTTAGCGTTTCGCCCATTAACAccaccaccaagagccaccacttccaccaccaccaccaccacttccaCCACCACTCCACCACCTCATAGTCAAAGCTCTAGCTCCATCCGAGTAATGAAAATTCGAAAGGATTCCAACAATTCCTTCTCCGCAAGAAATTCCGCCAAACTTGAAATTCAGCAAGCTTCTCATTTGCCCTCTGCTCTTGCAAG GGTAGGAGAAATTTTGACAGTTAAGGACCTAAATGCCATTTTGCACCACTTCGGCAATGCAAACATATCCGAACACGCATCTCAG CTATTTTCATGGATGCAAGAAAATGACAAGCTTGATGCATCATCTTACTCTCATTATATGAGGTTCATGGCAAGTAAATTCGATGTGGCTAAGATGTTGCAGCTGTACAGCAGCATTCAAGATGTATCAATCAAGAGCAATGTCTATGTGTGTAACTCTGTTCTTAGTTTTCTGGTCAGGAAGGGCAAGCTCGATACTTCTCTGAAACTGTTCCAGCAGATGAAAGAAGATGGTCTAGTCCCTGATGTTGTTACATATAGCACG CTTCTTTCAGGTTGCATTAAAGTTAATGACAGATATCCTAAAGCACTGGAGCTAATTCAGGAATTGCAACACAATGAACTGCAGATGGATGGAGTAATTTACGGGGCAATTCTAGCAGTGTGTGCTTCCAATAGTAAATTGGAAGAAGCAGAATACTATTTTAACAAGATGAAGAATGAAGGTCAAGCTCCAAATGTCTATCATTATAGCTCTTTGCTCAACGCGTATTCAGCATGTGGAAACTACAAAAAAGCTGATATGCTGGTTAAACAGATGAAATCTGAAGGGTTAGTACCAAACAAG GTCATTTTGACAACCTTACTAAAGGTTTATGTTAAAGGAGGATTGTTTGAGAAGTCCAGAGAATCATTAGCTGAACTAAAATCTTTGGGCTATGCTGAAGATGAG ATGCCATACTGTATATTGATGGACGGCCTAGCTAAGGCAGGACAATTTGAAGAAGCTAAACTAACTTTTGATGAAATgattaaaaacaatgtcaaatcTG ATGGCTATGCGCACAGTATCATGATATCAGCATATTGCCGAGCCAAGCTTTTTCGGGAGGCAAAGCAGTTGGCAAATGATTTTGAAGCAACCTCGGACAAATACGACATAGTTattttgaattcaatgctctgtGCTTTCTGCAGAGCTGGTGAAATGGAAAGCGTAATGGAAACACTAAGAAAAATGGATAAAATGGCAATCAGTCCTGACTACAAAACCTTCAATATACTAATCAAATATTTCTGTAGGGAAAAGATGTATCCATTAGCTTTTCGAACAATGGAAGACATGATTAGTAAAGGCTATCAACCAGCAGAG GAACTCTGTTCTACTCTAATATATCACCTTGGTCGAATCAAAGCTTATGTTGAGGCATTTTCCGTTTATAATATGTTGAAGTATAGCAAGAGAACGATGTGCAAGGCAACTCATGAGAAGATTCTACACATTCTGCTAGCAGGAAATCTTTTGAAAGATGCCTATGTGGTAGTCAAG GATAATGCAACCTACATTTCTCGCGCTGCCATCAGAAAATTTGCATGTGCATTTCTGAAGTCTGGTAACATCAACTTGATGAATGATGTTATGAAGACCCTCCAAGATAGTGGCTACAAGATTGATCAG GATTTATTTCAGATGGCTATATCGCGGTATTTAGGTCATCCTGAAAAGAAGGACTTGCTTCTACACTTGCT
- the LOC112719836 gene encoding pentatricopeptide repeat-containing protein At1g10910, chloroplastic isoform X2 gives MEIQIFSLSSSVVLPFPSQSGLAFRPLTPPPRATTSTTTTTTSTTTPPPHSQSSSSIRVMKIRKDSNNSFSARNSAKLEIQQASHLPSALARVGEILTVKDLNAILHHFGNANISEHASQLFSWMQENDKLDASSYSHYMRKGKLDTSLKLFQQMKEDGLVPDVVTYSTLLSGCIKVNDRYPKALELIQELQHNELQMDGVIYGAILAVCASNSKLEEAEYYFNKMKNEGQAPNVYHYSSLLNAYSACGNYKKADMLVKQMKSEGLVPNKVILTTLLKVYVKGGLFEKSRESLAELKSLGYAEDEMPYCILMDGLAKAGQFEEAKLTFDEMIKNNVKSDGYAHSIMISAYCRAKLFREAKQLANDFEATSDKYDIVILNSMLCAFCRAGEMESVMETLRKMDKMAISPDYKTFNILIKYFCREKMYPLAFRTMEDMISKGYQPAEELCSTLIYHLGRIKAYVEAFSVYNMLKYSKRTMCKATHEKILHILLAGNLLKDAYVVVKDNATYISRAAIRKFACAFLKSGNINLMNDVMKTLQDSGYKIDQDLFQMAISRYLGHPEKKDLLLHLLQWMPGQGYVLDSSTRNLILKNSHLFGRQLIAEVLSKQKLMSKSHKPQ, from the exons ATGGAGATTCAGAtattttcattatcatcatcggTGGTTCTTCCTTTTCCTTCCCAATCCGGGTTAGCGTTTCGCCCATTAACAccaccaccaagagccaccacttccaccaccaccaccaccacttccaCCACCACTCCACCACCTCATAGTCAAAGCTCTAGCTCCATCCGAGTAATGAAAATTCGAAAGGATTCCAACAATTCCTTCTCCGCAAGAAATTCCGCCAAACTTGAAATTCAGCAAGCTTCTCATTTGCCCTCTGCTCTTGCAAG GGTAGGAGAAATTTTGACAGTTAAGGACCTAAATGCCATTTTGCACCACTTCGGCAATGCAAACATATCCGAACACGCATCTCAG CTATTTTCATGGATGCAAGAAAATGACAAGCTTGATGCATCATCTTACTCTCATTATATGAG GAAGGGCAAGCTCGATACTTCTCTGAAACTGTTCCAGCAGATGAAAGAAGATGGTCTAGTCCCTGATGTTGTTACATATAGCACG CTTCTTTCAGGTTGCATTAAAGTTAATGACAGATATCCTAAAGCACTGGAGCTAATTCAGGAATTGCAACACAATGAACTGCAGATGGATGGAGTAATTTACGGGGCAATTCTAGCAGTGTGTGCTTCCAATAGTAAATTGGAAGAAGCAGAATACTATTTTAACAAGATGAAGAATGAAGGTCAAGCTCCAAATGTCTATCATTATAGCTCTTTGCTCAACGCGTATTCAGCATGTGGAAACTACAAAAAAGCTGATATGCTGGTTAAACAGATGAAATCTGAAGGGTTAGTACCAAACAAG GTCATTTTGACAACCTTACTAAAGGTTTATGTTAAAGGAGGATTGTTTGAGAAGTCCAGAGAATCATTAGCTGAACTAAAATCTTTGGGCTATGCTGAAGATGAG ATGCCATACTGTATATTGATGGACGGCCTAGCTAAGGCAGGACAATTTGAAGAAGCTAAACTAACTTTTGATGAAATgattaaaaacaatgtcaaatcTG ATGGCTATGCGCACAGTATCATGATATCAGCATATTGCCGAGCCAAGCTTTTTCGGGAGGCAAAGCAGTTGGCAAATGATTTTGAAGCAACCTCGGACAAATACGACATAGTTattttgaattcaatgctctgtGCTTTCTGCAGAGCTGGTGAAATGGAAAGCGTAATGGAAACACTAAGAAAAATGGATAAAATGGCAATCAGTCCTGACTACAAAACCTTCAATATACTAATCAAATATTTCTGTAGGGAAAAGATGTATCCATTAGCTTTTCGAACAATGGAAGACATGATTAGTAAAGGCTATCAACCAGCAGAG GAACTCTGTTCTACTCTAATATATCACCTTGGTCGAATCAAAGCTTATGTTGAGGCATTTTCCGTTTATAATATGTTGAAGTATAGCAAGAGAACGATGTGCAAGGCAACTCATGAGAAGATTCTACACATTCTGCTAGCAGGAAATCTTTTGAAAGATGCCTATGTGGTAGTCAAG GATAATGCAACCTACATTTCTCGCGCTGCCATCAGAAAATTTGCATGTGCATTTCTGAAGTCTGGTAACATCAACTTGATGAATGATGTTATGAAGACCCTCCAAGATAGTGGCTACAAGATTGATCAG GATTTATTTCAGATGGCTATATCGCGGTATTTAGGTCATCCTGAAAAGAAGGACTTGCTTCTACACTTGCT